The following coding sequences are from one Streptomyces angustmyceticus window:
- a CDS encoding TetR/AcrR family transcriptional regulator: MTAPDQDGSRHDGGAGGRRGGGGREARSAERREAILQAAMELIAERGYRRTSLAAVAERAGLTQQGLLHHFPTKELLLVGVLEARDRWDLAWSVAASGAWRTDALAQIVDYNATRPGIVQTYTVLSADSVTEDHPARAFFEARFRAVRAAMAEILHAECGDTLPGGLTPQRAAPLMAAVMDGLQLQWLLDPEAVDMPAAFRDFLALLGRAEGRDAGAGSGGEPGVG, from the coding sequence GTGACTGCACCAGACCAGGACGGATCCCGCCACGACGGCGGGGCGGGCGGCCGGCGGGGCGGCGGCGGACGGGAGGCCCGGAGCGCGGAGCGGCGCGAGGCCATCCTGCAGGCCGCCATGGAACTCATCGCCGAACGCGGCTACCGCCGTACCTCACTCGCCGCCGTCGCCGAGCGCGCCGGCCTGACCCAGCAGGGGCTGCTGCACCACTTCCCGACGAAGGAACTGCTGCTGGTCGGGGTGCTGGAGGCGCGCGACCGCTGGGACCTGGCCTGGTCCGTCGCGGCGTCCGGCGCCTGGCGCACCGACGCCCTCGCCCAGATCGTCGACTACAACGCCACCCGCCCCGGCATCGTCCAGACCTACACGGTGCTCTCCGCCGACAGCGTCACCGAGGACCACCCCGCCCGCGCCTTCTTCGAAGCCCGCTTCCGCGCGGTACGGGCCGCGATGGCCGAGATCCTGCACGCCGAGTGCGGCGACACCCTGCCCGGCGGCCTGACCCCGCAACGGGCGGCGCCCCTGATGGCCGCCGTGATGGACGGCCTCCAACTCCAGTGGCTCCTGGACCCGGAGGCGGTCGACATGCCGGCCGCGTTCCGGGACTTCCTGGCGCTGCTGGGGCGAGCGGAGGGGCGGGACGCCGGAGCCGGATCCGGCGGGGAGCCGGGCGTGGGGTGA